The following nucleotide sequence is from Azoarcus sp. CIB.
GGAGGTGATCCACCAGCAGAACCTCGAACTGGAAGCCCGCGTCAGGGCGCGCACGCAGGAACTCGAGAACGCCAATGCCCGCCTCGCCCACGCCAACGCCGAGATCGACGAGATCGCCGGCGCGCTGCGCCACAGCGAGGAAAAACTCAAGACCATCATCGACTCGATCCCCGCGCTGATCGCCTACGTCGACCGCAACGAGGTGTACCAGTTCGCCAACCGCGGCTATGCGGAGTGGTTCGGGCTGAACAAGGAGGAGATCGTCGGGCGCACCATCGAAAGCGTGTTCGGCCCCGAGCTCTACCCGCTCGTCCGGCAACGGCTGGCGGTCGTGGACCGCGGCGAGCGCGTGAGCTACGAGTATTCGCGCAAGCTCGCCAACGGGCGCACCGTGCATGCGCGCAGCGTCATCGTCCCCGAGATGTCGGCGCAGGGGGAGGTGCAGGGCTACTTCGTGCTGTCTTCCGACATCACCGAGCAGAAGGCGAGCCAGGCCGCGCTGATCCAGGCGCAGAAGATGGAGGCCGTGGGTCAGCTCACCGGCGGCCTTGCGCACGACTTCAACAACCTGCTGACGATCATCATCGGCAATCTGTCGGCGCTGCAGGCGCAGGCGCCTGGCGCCAGCCTGAGCGAGCACCTCGACCCGGCGCTGCATGCCGCGCGCCGCGGCGCGGAACTCATCAAGCGCCTGCTCACCTTCTCGCGCGGCCAGGCGCTGGAGCCGCGCGCGGTCGAGGTCGGCGCGCTGGTGCAGGACATGGCGCAGCTGCTGGCGCGCTCGCTGACCGAGAACGTGCGCCTGCACACAAACCAGCCGGGCGCGCCGCTGCATGCCTTCGTCGACGCCCACCAGCTCGAGAACGCGCTGCTCAACCTCGCGCTCAACGCCCGCGATGCGATGCCCGACGGCGGCGACCTGACGATCGCGATCGGCGAGCGCCACCTCGACGAAGGGCCGGCCGCGCTGGCCGAGCTGCCGCCGGGCGATTACGTGCAGATCGACGTCACCGACACCGGCAGCGGCATCGATCCGGAACTGCTGCCGCGCCTCTTCGAACCCTTCTTCACGACCAAGCCCTTCGGGCGCGGCAGCGGACTCGGCCTGGCGATGGTGTATGGCTTCGTGCGCCAGTCCGGCGGCAACATCCGCATCCGCAGCACGCCGGGCAAGGGCACGACGGTCACCTTCGTGCTGCCGCGCGCGGACGCCCCCGCGCCGGCCGATGAGAACGTCACGCCCCTGGCCGTGCGAGCGGGTCGCAGCGTGTCCGGCCCGGTCCTGCTGGTCGAGGACGAACCCGAAGTGCG
It contains:
- a CDS encoding PAS-domain containing protein, which codes for MSSHELRRYDLLLAGLDLLDQAIAVFDATPKLVTWNKAMLRLLDFPESMVRVGTPFEEFVRFNAERGEYGEGELEKLVSERMAAARAFLPHYAERKRPNGKILAIRGVPIPNLGFVSLWTDITEQRRAEEVIHQQNLELEARVRARTQELENANARLAHANAEIDEIAGALRHSEEKLKTIIDSIPALIAYVDRNEVYQFANRGYAEWFGLNKEEIVGRTIESVFGPELYPLVRQRLAVVDRGERVSYEYSRKLANGRTVHARSVIVPEMSAQGEVQGYFVLSSDITEQKASQAALIQAQKMEAVGQLTGGLAHDFNNLLTIIIGNLSALQAQAPGASLSEHLDPALHAARRGAELIKRLLTFSRGQALEPRAVEVGALVQDMAQLLARSLTENVRLHTNQPGAPLHAFVDAHQLENALLNLALNARDAMPDGGDLTIAIGERHLDEGPAALAELPPGDYVQIDVTDTGSGIDPELLPRLFEPFFTTKPFGRGSGLGLAMVYGFVRQSGGNIRIRSTPGKGTTVTFVLPRADAPAPADENVTPLAVRAGRSVSGPVLLVEDEPEVRRIIRLQLTALGHTVIEAADGVEAWLLLEAVSDIAILVTDTIMPGGIGGRELATRTRALRPDMPILMITGYASDNALAGTAELDVPVLRKPFEQAALAAALDELLEHPGTTAIPREEAPDR